From a region of the Streptomyces venezuelae genome:
- a CDS encoding phosphopantetheine-binding protein — translation MTTGPLTGGTTEAGTTAADAAGPYPARIAELWSAALGTPVTAAGHDFFADGGDSFQAALATATVRREWGLEITVQLLIDHPVLREYAERVARLVDER, via the coding sequence ATGACGACCGGACCACTCACCGGCGGGACCACCGAGGCCGGGACCACCGCGGCCGACGCCGCCGGGCCGTACCCGGCGCGCATCGCGGAGCTCTGGTCGGCGGCGCTCGGCACGCCGGTCACCGCGGCCGGCCACGACTTCTTCGCGGACGGCGGGGACTCCTTCCAGGCCGCGCTCGCGACCGCGACGGTGCGCCGGGAGTGGGGGTTGGAGATCACCGTCCAACTGCTCATCGACCACCCCGTGCTGCGGGAGTACGCGGAGCGGGTGGCGCGGCTCGTGGACGAGCGGTGA
- a CDS encoding phosphopantetheine-binding protein, whose product MTGEELRTEVRTIWQDVLGTDVDDDTDFFGAGGHSFAALRIIAVVNDRHGTSAPVKVLFDNPRFADFVAALDEQPELSRQG is encoded by the coding sequence ATGACGGGTGAAGAGCTGCGGACCGAGGTCCGGACGATCTGGCAGGACGTGCTGGGGACCGACGTGGACGACGACACCGACTTCTTCGGTGCGGGAGGCCACTCGTTCGCCGCGCTGCGCATCATCGCGGTGGTCAACGACCGGCACGGGACGTCGGCGCCGGTGAAGGTGCTGTTCGACAACCCCCGGTTCGCCGACTTCGTCGCGGCCCTGGACGAGCAGCCCGAACTCAGCCGCCAGGGCTGA
- a CDS encoding GNAT family N-acetyltransferase, with protein MTTELSAGYDISTDVDRLDRALVHRWLSQDAYWALGRSREKQDTAIDFSLNFGVYDSTTGAQVGYARVVTDRATFAWLCDVFIAPDSRGKGLGHALAGAVCAHLAPFGLRRTALATADAHAIYAKEGFVRLEQPENWMVLGAQ; from the coding sequence ATGACCACTGAACTCTCCGCCGGCTACGACATATCCACCGACGTGGACCGGCTCGACCGTGCACTCGTTCACCGGTGGCTCTCCCAGGACGCGTACTGGGCCCTGGGCCGGTCCCGGGAGAAGCAGGACACGGCCATCGACTTCTCCTTGAACTTCGGCGTCTACGACAGCACCACCGGGGCGCAGGTCGGTTACGCCCGTGTCGTCACCGACCGGGCCACGTTCGCCTGGCTGTGCGACGTGTTCATCGCGCCCGACAGCAGGGGGAAGGGCCTGGGGCACGCCCTCGCCGGTGCCGTCTGCGCGCACCTCGCACCCTTCGGACTGCGTCGCACGGCGCTGGCGACGGCCGATGCCCACGCGATCTACGCCAAGGAAGGCTTCGTGCGGCTGGAGCAGCCGGAGAACTGGATGGTGCTGGGCGCGCAGTAG
- a CDS encoding cytochrome P450: protein MSVSLTVDLLDSALYADGNPYEVWRAMREAGPVHHQVAKSGARHWAVVGHEAGKQVLTDWRVFTSTRGTTLRESDNSAPYPGAGKMPVLTDPPRHTELRRAVAPLFTPRAVEKLGALGREVAGALLADLRERGGGDFVTDVAARFPLAVQAEILGIAPDDIPLVLDATGRSADETGDGATGHHDVMAYYLKALGTRRGDAGRDLVGTLLQARTAGLPLSDEEIVLTCDNIVVAATQTAQHAASGALLALLEHPDAWRALRAGRVDPDCAIDELLRFTAPATHVMRTAVCDTELAGTAIRAGDAVAVWIPSANRDGSVFADPDELVLDRRPNPHLSLGAGMHFCLGGPMVRVLLRALLEDLIGAGTSLALANPPVRKSGAVANGLRSLPVTVVPA, encoded by the coding sequence TTGTCCGTTTCGTTGACGGTCGACTTGTTGGATTCGGCGCTGTACGCGGACGGGAACCCGTACGAGGTGTGGCGGGCGATGCGGGAGGCCGGACCCGTCCACCACCAGGTGGCGAAGTCCGGGGCGCGGCACTGGGCCGTGGTCGGGCACGAGGCCGGCAAGCAGGTGCTGACCGACTGGCGGGTCTTCACCTCCACCCGTGGCACGACACTGCGCGAGAGCGACAACTCCGCCCCGTACCCCGGTGCGGGGAAGATGCCCGTCCTCACCGATCCGCCCCGGCACACCGAGCTGCGCAGGGCCGTCGCCCCGCTGTTCACACCACGTGCCGTGGAGAAGCTGGGTGCGCTCGGCCGTGAGGTGGCGGGTGCGCTCCTGGCCGACCTGAGGGAACGGGGCGGCGGCGACTTCGTCACCGATGTCGCCGCGCGGTTCCCCCTCGCGGTGCAGGCCGAGATCCTGGGCATCGCCCCCGACGACATCCCGCTGGTCCTGGACGCCACGGGCCGCTCCGCGGACGAGACCGGAGACGGCGCCACCGGCCACCACGACGTCATGGCGTACTACCTGAAGGCGCTGGGCACCCGGCGGGGGGACGCCGGCCGGGACCTGGTCGGCACCCTGTTGCAGGCCCGCACGGCCGGCCTGCCGCTGTCGGACGAGGAGATCGTCCTGACCTGTGACAACATCGTGGTGGCAGCGACCCAGACCGCTCAACACGCCGCCAGTGGAGCTCTGTTGGCCCTGCTGGAGCACCCGGACGCGTGGCGGGCGCTGCGCGCGGGACGGGTCGACCCGGACTGCGCCATCGACGAACTGCTGCGTTTCACCGCACCGGCCACGCACGTGATGCGCACCGCGGTGTGCGACACCGAGCTCGCCGGTACCGCGATCCGCGCCGGCGACGCGGTGGCGGTGTGGATCCCCTCCGCCAACCGCGACGGAAGCGTCTTCGCCGACCCGGACGAGCTGGTCCTGGACCGTCGTCCCAACCCGCACCTGAGTCTCGGTGCGGGCATGCACTTCTGCCTCGGCGGTCCCATGGTCCGTGTGCTGCTGCGGGCACTGCTGGAGGACCTGATCGGGGCCGGGACGTCCCTGGCACTCGCGAACCCGCCCGTCCGCAAGTCCGGCGCGGTGGCCAACGGACTGCGCTCCCTGCCGGTGACGGTCGTCCCCGCCTGA
- a CDS encoding dimethylarginine dimethylaminohydrolase family protein, whose translation MNSELLVSDAIHFRVDYEINPYMDTGVQPDTAAALAEHQAIVAAHLAAGRKVEYVPSAPECPDMVFTANAAVVRGHRAVLGRPPAQRAAEIPYFREWLSGRGYEVVEAPYAFSGQGDALACGELLLTGHGQRTDERMLGVLARELDYEVVPLRTVSSRWYDLDLAVGVIGPDTLAYCPQALDAAGQRTLRGLGVDLIEVSVEEAARFALNLVSDGTTVTMAQDAPRLAAALRDRGLRVVTLDTTQLAKGGGGIRCTALTLDNPPAGRPSDG comes from the coding sequence GTGAACAGCGAACTCCTCGTCTCCGACGCGATCCACTTCCGTGTCGACTACGAGATCAACCCCTACATGGACACCGGGGTCCAGCCCGACACCGCGGCGGCGCTCGCCGAGCACCAGGCGATCGTCGCCGCGCACCTCGCCGCGGGCCGCAAGGTCGAGTACGTGCCGTCCGCGCCGGAGTGTCCGGACATGGTGTTCACCGCCAACGCCGCCGTGGTCCGCGGCCACCGCGCCGTCCTGGGCCGCCCGCCGGCCCAGCGGGCGGCCGAGATCCCCTACTTCCGGGAGTGGCTGTCGGGCCGGGGCTACGAGGTCGTCGAGGCACCCTACGCGTTCAGCGGTCAGGGCGATGCGCTGGCCTGCGGTGAGCTGCTGCTGACCGGACACGGCCAGCGCACCGACGAGCGGATGCTCGGCGTGCTGGCCCGGGAGCTGGACTACGAGGTGGTGCCGCTGCGCACGGTGAGCTCCCGCTGGTACGACCTCGACCTGGCCGTCGGCGTCATCGGCCCGGACACGCTGGCGTACTGCCCGCAGGCCCTCGACGCGGCCGGCCAGCGGACCCTGCGCGGGCTCGGGGTCGACCTGATCGAGGTGTCCGTCGAAGAAGCGGCGCGGTTCGCCCTGAACCTCGTCAGTGACGGGACCACCGTGACCATGGCTCAGGACGCACCGCGCCTGGCCGCCGCACTGCGCGACCGTGGTCTGCGGGTGGTCACACTCGACACGACCCAGCTGGCGAAGGGCGGCGGCGGTATCCGCTGCACCGCCCTCACCCTGGACAACCCGCCGGCCGGACGGCCGTCGGACGGCTGA
- a CDS encoding sulfate adenylyltransferase subunit 1 — MTSTTEQVAGLDDLAATTLLRFATAGSVDDGKSTLVGRLLHDSKSVLTDQMEAVEAVSAQRGQDAPDLALLTDGLRAEREQGITIDVAYRYFATARRRFILADTPGHVQYTRNMVTGASTADLAVVLVDARNGVIEQTRRHAAVAALLRVPHVVLAVNKMDLVGYQESVFAAIAEEFTAYAARLGVSEVTAIPISALAGDNVVEPSAHMDWYGGPTVLEHLENVPVSHEAAGSPARFPVQYVIRPQTPEHPDYRGYAGQIAVGSFHVHQEVTVQPSGRTTTVTGIERLGEDVDVAWAPQSVTLHLAGHLDVSRGDLIAPTACVPAVTQDIAATVCHVADRPLAPGARVLVKHATRTVKAIVREIPSRLTLDDLSHDAAPGSLRANDIGQVVIRTAEPLPIDDYADSRRTGSFLIIDPADGTTLAAGMAGHAFAERAAEAPAEDGEGWDF, encoded by the coding sequence ATGACCAGCACCACCGAACAGGTCGCCGGACTCGACGACCTCGCGGCCACCACCCTGCTGCGCTTCGCGACCGCCGGCTCCGTCGACGACGGCAAGTCCACCCTGGTGGGCCGCCTGCTGCACGACTCCAAGTCGGTCCTGACCGACCAGATGGAGGCCGTCGAGGCCGTCTCCGCCCAGCGCGGCCAGGACGCCCCCGACCTCGCACTGCTCACCGACGGCCTGCGGGCCGAGCGGGAACAGGGCATCACCATCGACGTCGCCTACCGCTACTTCGCCACCGCACGCCGCCGGTTCATCCTCGCCGACACCCCCGGGCACGTGCAGTACACCCGGAACATGGTCACCGGCGCCTCCACCGCCGACCTGGCCGTGGTCCTCGTCGACGCCCGCAACGGCGTCATCGAACAGACCCGCCGGCACGCGGCCGTCGCCGCACTCCTGCGCGTCCCGCACGTGGTCCTCGCCGTCAACAAGATGGACCTCGTCGGCTACCAGGAATCCGTCTTCGCCGCCATCGCCGAGGAGTTCACCGCCTATGCGGCGCGGCTCGGCGTGTCCGAGGTCACCGCGATCCCGATCTCGGCCCTGGCCGGCGACAATGTCGTGGAGCCGTCCGCGCACATGGACTGGTACGGCGGCCCCACCGTGCTGGAGCACCTGGAGAACGTCCCGGTCAGCCACGAGGCCGCCGGTTCCCCGGCCCGCTTCCCGGTGCAGTACGTCATCCGCCCGCAGACCCCCGAGCACCCCGACTACCGCGGCTACGCCGGGCAGATCGCCGTCGGCTCCTTCCACGTCCACCAGGAGGTCACCGTCCAGCCGTCGGGCCGGACGACGACGGTCACCGGCATCGAACGGCTGGGTGAGGACGTCGACGTCGCCTGGGCGCCGCAGTCGGTGACGCTGCACCTGGCCGGTCACCTCGACGTCTCCCGCGGCGACCTCATCGCTCCGACCGCCTGCGTGCCGGCCGTCACCCAGGACATCGCGGCCACCGTCTGCCACGTCGCGGACCGGCCACTCGCACCGGGAGCCCGGGTCCTGGTCAAGCACGCCACCCGCACGGTCAAGGCGATCGTCAGGGAGATCCCGTCCCGGCTCACGCTGGACGACCTGTCGCACGACGCGGCGCCCGGCTCGCTCCGCGCCAACGACATCGGGCAGGTGGTGATCCGTACCGCCGAGCCGCTGCCCATCGACGACTACGCCGATTCCCGCCGCACCGGCTCCTTCCTGATCATCGACCCGGCCGACGGAACCACGCTGGCCGCCGGGATGGCCGGCCACGCCTTCGCCGAGCGGGCCGCCGAGGCCCCGGCCGAGGACGGCGAGGGGTGGGACTTCTGA
- the cysD gene encoding sulfate adenylyltransferase subunit CysD — MTSSTAVAEGVAGAWALSHLDALESEAVHIFREVAGEFEKPVILFSGGKDSIVMLHLALKAFAPAPVPFTLLHVDTGHNFPEVLEYRDRTVARHGLRLHVASVQDYIDAGKLRERPDGTRNPLQTVPLTEAIQQLKFDAVFGGGRRDEEKARAKERVFSLRDEFSQWDPRRQRPELWQLYNGRHAPGEHVRVFPLSNWTELDVWQYIAREGIELPEIYFAHQREVFQRNGMWLTAGEWGGPKENETPETRLIRYRTVGDMSCTGAVDSDATTLDAVIAEIAVSRLTERGATRADDKMSEAAMEDRKREGYF; from the coding sequence ATGACGTCATCGACCGCAGTGGCCGAGGGGGTGGCCGGTGCATGGGCGCTCAGCCACCTCGACGCCCTTGAGTCGGAGGCCGTGCACATCTTCCGTGAGGTGGCGGGCGAGTTCGAGAAGCCGGTGATCCTGTTCTCCGGCGGCAAGGACTCCATCGTCATGCTGCACCTGGCGCTCAAGGCGTTCGCGCCGGCGCCGGTGCCGTTCACGCTGCTGCACGTCGACACCGGGCACAACTTCCCCGAGGTGCTGGAGTACCGCGACCGCACCGTCGCCCGGCACGGGCTGCGCCTGCACGTGGCGTCCGTCCAGGACTACATCGACGCCGGCAAGCTGCGCGAGCGCCCCGACGGCACCCGCAACCCCCTGCAGACCGTCCCCCTCACGGAGGCGATCCAGCAGCTGAAGTTCGACGCCGTCTTCGGCGGCGGCCGCCGCGACGAGGAGAAGGCCCGCGCCAAGGAACGCGTGTTCTCCCTCCGCGACGAGTTCTCCCAGTGGGACCCGCGCCGCCAGCGCCCCGAACTCTGGCAGCTCTACAACGGCCGCCACGCCCCCGGCGAACACGTCCGCGTCTTCCCCCTCTCCAACTGGACCGAACTGGACGTCTGGCAGTACATCGCCCGCGAGGGCATCGAACTCCCGGAGATCTACTTCGCCCACCAGCGCGAGGTCTTCCAGCGCAACGGCATGTGGCTCACGGCCGGCGAATGGGGCGGCCCGAAGGAGAACGAGACACCCGAAACGCGTCTCATCCGCTACCGGACCGTCGGCGACATGTCCTGCACCGGCGCCGTCGACTCCGACGCCACCACACTCGACGCCGTGATCGCCGAGATCGCCGTCTCCCGCCTCACCGAACGGGGCGCGACCCGCGCCGACGACAAGATGTCCGAAGCCGCGATGGAAGACCGCAAGCGCGAAGGGTACTTCTAG
- the cysC gene encoding adenylyl-sulfate kinase has product MVRSGPRESGATVWLTGLPSAGKTTVAAAAAGRLRAAGRRVEVLDGDEIRAFLSAGLGFTREDRHTNVQRIGFVAELLSSHGVLVLVPVIAPYEESRDAVRRRHEASGTPYLEVHVATPVQVCSGRDVKGLYAKQAAGELTGLTGVDDPYEPPTDPDLRIAAHRQSVDESAQALLDLLKRRGIA; this is encoded by the coding sequence ATGGTTCGCTCCGGGCCGCGGGAGAGCGGCGCCACTGTCTGGCTCACCGGCCTGCCGAGTGCGGGCAAGACCACCGTCGCGGCCGCGGCAGCCGGACGGCTGCGCGCGGCCGGGCGGCGGGTGGAGGTGCTCGACGGGGACGAGATCCGCGCGTTCCTCTCCGCAGGACTGGGCTTCACCCGCGAGGACCGCCACACGAACGTGCAGCGGATCGGCTTCGTCGCCGAACTGCTGTCCTCGCACGGCGTGCTGGTCCTCGTTCCGGTCATCGCCCCCTACGAGGAGAGCAGGGATGCGGTGCGCCGGCGCCACGAGGCGTCCGGAACCCCGTACCTGGAGGTGCACGTCGCCACGCCCGTACAGGTGTGCTCCGGTCGCGACGTGAAGGGTCTGTACGCCAAGCAGGCCGCCGGTGAGCTGACCGGGCTGACCGGCGTGGACGATCCGTACGAACCGCCGACCGATCCGGACCTCCGGATCGCGGCGCACCGGCAGAGCGTGGACGAATCGGCACAGGCACTGCTGGATCTGCTGAAGAGAAGGGGCATCGCATGA
- the dpgC gene encoding (3,5-dihydroxyphenyl)acetyl-CoA 1,2-dioxygenase DpgC, protein MSVPVWPALQEAAARVEELVSALPQPGSRLPAQRTELDAAKNAARTLRTSFLDAHADAVYDHLTAGRTQGLRIAELLEAAAAEYPALVPTAGQLAADRARRQADKEGHEVDQGIFLRAVLGAPQAGSHLLDTMLAPTPRALDLLPQFLRTGVVETESVRLERRDGAAYLTMCRDDCLNAEDDQQVDDMETVVDLALLDPQVKVGVLRGGTMTHPRYRGRRVFSAGINLKSLHAGDISLVGFLLRRELGYIHKLVRGVRSEDAPWYARTIEKPWVAAVETFAIGGGTQLLLAFDHVLAASDAYLSLPAAREGIVPGAGNFRLGRHTGPRIARQVILQGRRIRATEPDARLLVDEVVEPEEVDAALARAVDRLGGPAVVPNRRMLNLAEEPVDAFRRYMSEFALQQALRLYGEDVIDKVGRFAEKV, encoded by the coding sequence GTGAGCGTGCCGGTCTGGCCGGCGTTGCAGGAGGCGGCCGCCCGCGTCGAGGAACTGGTTTCCGCGCTCCCGCAGCCCGGCTCCCGGCTGCCCGCGCAGCGCACGGAGCTCGACGCGGCGAAGAACGCCGCGCGGACGCTGCGGACGTCCTTCCTCGACGCGCATGCCGATGCGGTGTACGACCACCTCACGGCCGGTCGCACCCAGGGGCTGCGGATCGCGGAACTCCTTGAGGCCGCCGCGGCCGAGTACCCCGCGCTGGTGCCGACGGCCGGGCAGCTCGCGGCCGACCGCGCCCGGCGGCAGGCGGACAAGGAGGGCCACGAGGTGGACCAGGGAATCTTCCTGCGGGCCGTCCTGGGGGCGCCGCAGGCAGGTTCGCACCTGCTCGACACGATGCTCGCGCCCACCCCCCGGGCGCTGGACCTGCTGCCGCAGTTCCTGCGCACGGGCGTCGTCGAGACGGAGTCGGTCCGGTTGGAGCGGAGGGACGGCGCGGCGTATCTCACGATGTGCCGCGACGACTGCCTGAACGCCGAGGACGACCAGCAGGTCGACGACATGGAGACCGTCGTCGACCTGGCGCTCCTCGATCCGCAGGTGAAGGTCGGTGTGCTGCGCGGCGGCACGATGACGCACCCGCGGTACCGGGGCCGACGCGTGTTCAGCGCGGGGATCAACCTCAAGAGCCTGCACGCCGGGGACATTTCGCTGGTCGGGTTCCTGCTGCGGCGCGAGCTCGGCTACATCCACAAGCTCGTGCGGGGGGTACGGTCCGAGGACGCGCCCTGGTATGCCCGCACGATCGAGAAGCCGTGGGTGGCGGCCGTGGAGACGTTCGCCATCGGCGGCGGCACACAGCTGCTGCTCGCCTTCGACCACGTGCTGGCGGCGTCGGACGCCTATCTCAGCCTTCCGGCCGCCCGGGAGGGCATCGTGCCCGGGGCCGGCAACTTCAGGCTCGGCCGGCACACCGGACCGCGGATCGCCCGGCAGGTCATTCTGCAAGGCCGCCGGATCCGGGCCACCGAGCCGGACGCCCGGCTGCTGGTCGACGAGGTCGTGGAACCGGAGGAGGTCGACGCGGCCCTCGCCCGGGCCGTCGACCGGCTGGGCGGCCCCGCCGTCGTACCCAACCGCCGGATGCTGAACCTGGCCGAGGAACCGGTGGACGCGTTCCGCCGCTACATGTCCGAGTTCGCGCTCCAGCAGGCCCTGCGCCTGTACGGCGAGGACGTCATCGACAAGGTGGGCCGGTTCGCGGAGAAGGTCTGA
- the dpgB gene encoding enoyl-CoA-hydratase DpgB, translating into MEEVLTLVIDGTEPPSAATVKAVQTVCDAAEDRPGPGVVTVEVGGAPAEGWTGGLDVMKVSKWERAVRRLERLPRATVAVATGDCGGAALDAFLACDIRVVTPGTRLLVPADGTATWPGMAGYRLVQLAGAARVRRALLFGLPIGAAEAVELGLADELAEDPAQALAAVAELVGGLAGKEIAIRRQLLFDAATTSFEDALGPHLAACDRLLRRPVAEAS; encoded by the coding sequence ATGGAAGAAGTGCTGACCCTGGTGATCGACGGCACCGAGCCGCCGTCGGCGGCGACGGTGAAGGCCGTCCAGACGGTCTGCGACGCGGCCGAGGACCGGCCCGGCCCGGGTGTCGTCACGGTGGAGGTCGGCGGCGCCCCGGCCGAAGGCTGGACCGGCGGCCTCGACGTGATGAAGGTCAGCAAGTGGGAACGGGCGGTGCGCCGGCTCGAACGGCTGCCGCGCGCCACCGTGGCGGTCGCCACGGGCGACTGCGGCGGCGCGGCCCTGGACGCCTTCCTGGCCTGTGACATCCGGGTGGTCACGCCCGGTACCCGACTGCTGGTGCCGGCCGACGGCACCGCGACCTGGCCCGGCATGGCCGGCTACCGGCTCGTCCAGCTGGCCGGGGCCGCACGGGTGCGCCGCGCGCTGCTGTTCGGGCTGCCCATAGGGGCCGCCGAGGCGGTGGAGCTCGGTCTCGCCGACGAGCTGGCCGAAGACCCGGCACAGGCGCTCGCGGCGGTGGCAGAACTGGTGGGCGGGCTGGCCGGCAAGGAGATCGCCATCCGCCGGCAGCTCCTCTTCGACGCCGCCACGACGAGCTTCGAGGACGCCCTCGGCCCGCACCTCGCGGCGTGCGACCGTCTGCTGCGCCGACCCGTTGCGGAGGCCTCGTGA
- the dpgA gene encoding 3,5-dihydroxyphenylacetyl-CoA synthase DpgA produces the protein MTLATELQPRVLGVGTAVTPTSYTQQEVLDAFEITDPRIRSVFLNSAIERRNLTLPAPDGLGGRVHEPQGVLLDKHKAKALEMGAEALQACLKRAGAELSDLRHLCCVTSTGLLTPGLSALLIKELGIDRHCSRSDIVGMGCNAGLNALGVVSGWAAAHPGELAVVLCVEACSAAYAMDATMRTAVVNSLFGDGAAALAIRSGAAPDEVTVPEGPRILKFASCIIPEAVDAMRYDWDREQNRFSFFLDPQVPYVVGAHAELVVDRLLADTGLRRSDIAHWLVHSGGKKVIDAVVVNLGLTRHDVRHTVGVLRDHGNVSSGSFLFSYERLLDEGVARPGEYGVLMTMGPGSTIETALVQW, from the coding sequence ATGACCCTGGCCACCGAGCTTCAGCCCCGTGTCCTGGGCGTGGGTACGGCGGTGACACCCACCTCGTACACCCAGCAGGAGGTGCTCGACGCCTTCGAGATCACCGACCCCAGGATCCGTTCGGTCTTCCTCAACAGCGCCATCGAGCGGCGCAATCTGACCCTTCCCGCGCCGGACGGCCTCGGCGGCCGCGTCCACGAGCCGCAGGGCGTCCTCCTCGACAAGCACAAGGCCAAGGCCCTCGAAATGGGAGCCGAGGCACTGCAGGCGTGTCTCAAGCGCGCCGGGGCCGAGCTCTCCGATCTGCGCCACCTGTGCTGTGTGACCTCCACCGGGCTGCTCACGCCGGGACTGAGCGCCCTGCTCATCAAGGAGCTCGGGATCGACCGGCACTGCAGCCGTTCCGACATCGTCGGCATGGGCTGCAACGCGGGTCTCAACGCCCTCGGCGTGGTCTCCGGCTGGGCCGCCGCCCACCCCGGCGAGCTCGCCGTGGTGCTGTGCGTGGAGGCCTGCTCCGCCGCCTACGCCATGGACGCCACGATGCGGACGGCCGTCGTCAACAGCCTCTTCGGTGACGGCGCCGCCGCGCTCGCCATCCGGTCCGGCGCCGCCCCGGACGAGGTGACGGTCCCCGAGGGCCCGCGCATCCTGAAGTTCGCCAGCTGCATCATCCCCGAGGCCGTCGACGCGATGCGCTACGACTGGGACCGCGAGCAGAACCGCTTCAGCTTCTTCCTGGACCCGCAGGTCCCCTACGTGGTCGGCGCGCATGCCGAGCTGGTCGTGGACAGGCTGCTGGCGGACACCGGACTGCGCCGCAGCGACATCGCCCACTGGCTGGTGCACTCCGGCGGCAAGAAGGTCATCGACGCCGTCGTGGTCAACCTCGGGCTGACCCGGCACGACGTCCGGCACACCGTCGGTGTGCTGCGTGACCACGGGAACGTGTCGAGCGGCTCGTTCCTGTTCTCGTACGAACGTCTCCTGGACGAGGGAGTCGCCCGGCCCGGTGAGTACGGGGTGCTGATGACCATGGGGCCCGGCTCAACGATCGAAACGGCGCTGGTGCAGTGGTGA
- a CDS encoding PLP-dependent aminotransferase family protein, with amino-acid sequence MEELHGSLSEPVLDTMNFLNEITHRYPDAISFAPGRPYDGFFDSEQVFACIRRYLDHLAEQGASAQDVRTALYQYGPTAGLIRGVIADSLRADEDTDVPAESIVVTVGAQEAMFLVLRALFAGPDDVLLVSSPCYVGITGAARLLDIAVRPVEEREDGFDPSDLESAVLAELAQGRRPRAFYVVPDHSNPSGTTMGPEAREKLLELAERYDFLVLEDSPYRQVSPGTPLPTLKSRDRSRRVVHLGSYSKTVFPGARVGFVVADQRVRDPAGGEHLLADELAKIKSMVTVNTSSLSQAAVAGALLGAQGRLSQLNAEAAAHYGEAMREMLRQLDARLPAERREALGVSWNEPTGGFFLTMRVPFRVDDARLITSAKDFGVLWTPLTHFHPGAGGHHGIRLSTSYLTRAEIEEGAARLARFVEAQCEAL; translated from the coding sequence ATGGAAGAGCTGCACGGCAGTCTTTCCGAGCCGGTGCTGGACACCATGAACTTCCTGAATGAAATCACCCACCGCTATCCCGACGCGATTTCATTCGCCCCCGGACGGCCCTACGACGGTTTCTTCGACAGCGAGCAGGTGTTCGCCTGCATCCGCCGATATCTGGACCATCTGGCGGAGCAGGGCGCCTCGGCGCAGGACGTCCGGACGGCGCTGTACCAGTACGGGCCGACCGCCGGGCTGATCCGCGGCGTCATCGCCGACTCCCTCCGGGCGGACGAGGACACCGACGTGCCGGCCGAGTCCATCGTGGTCACCGTCGGCGCGCAGGAGGCCATGTTCCTGGTGCTGCGCGCACTGTTCGCCGGTCCCGACGACGTCCTGCTGGTCTCCAGCCCCTGCTACGTCGGCATCACCGGCGCCGCCCGGCTGCTCGACATCGCCGTACGCCCGGTGGAGGAACGCGAGGACGGCTTCGATCCCTCCGATCTGGAGTCCGCCGTGCTGGCGGAGCTGGCGCAGGGCCGCCGCCCCCGGGCGTTCTACGTGGTCCCCGACCACTCCAACCCGTCCGGCACCACCATGGGACCCGAGGCACGCGAGAAGCTCCTGGAGCTCGCCGAGCGCTACGACTTCCTGGTGCTGGAGGACAGTCCGTACCGGCAGGTGAGCCCCGGCACGCCGCTGCCGACCCTGAAGTCCCGGGACCGGTCGCGCCGCGTGGTGCACCTGGGCTCGTACTCCAAGACGGTCTTTCCCGGAGCGCGGGTCGGTTTCGTCGTAGCGGACCAGCGCGTCCGTGACCCCGCGGGTGGGGAACACCTGCTGGCCGACGAGCTGGCCAAGATCAAGAGCATGGTGACGGTCAACACCTCGTCGCTGAGCCAGGCGGCCGTGGCCGGCGCGCTGCTCGGCGCCCAGGGCCGGCTGTCGCAACTGAACGCCGAGGCGGCGGCCCACTACGGCGAGGCGATGCGCGAGATGCTGCGTCAGCTCGACGCCCGGCTGCCCGCCGAACGCCGCGAAGCACTCGGCGTGAGCTGGAACGAGCCGACCGGTGGCTTCTTCCTCACCATGCGGGTCCCGTTCCGGGTGGACGACGCGCGGCTGATCACGTCGGCCAAGGACTTCGGGGTGCTCTGGACCCCGCTGACGCACTTCCATCCCGGCGCCGGAGGCCACCACGGCATCCGGCTTTCCACCAGCTACCTGACGCGCGCCGAGATCGAGGAGGGCGCCGCGCGGCTTGCGCGCTTCGTCGAGGCGCAGTGCGAGGCGCTCTGA